One stretch of Holophagaceae bacterium DNA includes these proteins:
- a CDS encoding outer membrane protein transport protein, with protein sequence MTRPLMKPLYSWAFPACLGLALQAQAPPPLPGLLISQQSRTAFAIQGAGARAEGIGGAFTAVADDATAVSFNPAGLGQLLQPEVSLVGMTYRRELDNRNFISNDQAKPLSLSDSLARDKRSLPTFASASVPTKFRGKNLVFQLSWQRLFDLGQETTQTIQETDPIGTFPTKYLAQRIQQKGQVDVWSAAVAYDFSPRFLVGVSFNVWRGSWNFRSNNEESLLPLPNPETEFVQIQEDVKLRGSNWNIGVLWRSEKLNVGAVYRGAFTARFDSRMTTNSNVDGSLLPATFTASYPLHWPETYGAGLAFRPHQQWLLALDWTRTRWSQATFLAKGESLDNLNFFDLQAATRTPDAETLRFGMEYLVFAGNSVVPLRIGVFKEPQPTADPTSGEDRVFRGYTLGIGWKARSMGVDLAYKFSQGSRRASQFLEADEIATNRDGVPTSRGQESIHDHRIFLSFNFRFGNEGANRLLRWFFVQGN encoded by the coding sequence ATGACGCGACCCTTGATGAAGCCGCTGTACTCCTGGGCCTTTCCCGCCTGCCTCGGCTTGGCCTTGCAGGCCCAGGCTCCTCCTCCCCTCCCGGGCCTCCTCATCAGCCAGCAGAGCCGCACGGCCTTCGCGATCCAGGGGGCTGGAGCGAGGGCCGAGGGCATCGGCGGGGCCTTCACGGCGGTTGCGGACGATGCCACGGCGGTGTCCTTCAATCCAGCGGGTCTAGGCCAGCTGCTCCAGCCGGAAGTATCCCTGGTCGGGATGACTTACCGCCGGGAGCTGGACAACCGGAATTTCATCTCCAATGACCAAGCCAAGCCCCTCAGCCTGTCGGATTCCCTGGCCCGGGACAAGCGCAGCCTGCCGACCTTCGCGAGCGCCTCGGTGCCCACCAAGTTCAGGGGCAAGAATCTGGTCTTCCAGTTGTCTTGGCAGCGGCTTTTCGATCTGGGCCAGGAGACCACGCAAACCATCCAGGAAACGGATCCCATCGGAACGTTCCCCACGAAGTACCTGGCCCAGCGCATCCAGCAGAAAGGGCAGGTGGATGTGTGGTCCGCGGCCGTGGCCTACGATTTCTCGCCACGCTTCCTGGTGGGGGTCTCCTTCAATGTCTGGAGGGGATCATGGAATTTCCGGTCCAACAATGAGGAGAGCCTGCTGCCCCTGCCGAACCCGGAGACTGAATTCGTCCAGATCCAGGAAGACGTGAAATTGCGCGGCAGCAATTGGAATATCGGTGTGCTCTGGCGGTCTGAAAAACTCAATGTCGGCGCGGTCTACCGCGGCGCCTTCACGGCCCGGTTCGACAGCAGGATGACGACCAATTCCAATGTCGACGGCAGCTTGCTTCCGGCCACGTTCACGGCGTCCTACCCGCTCCACTGGCCCGAGACCTATGGCGCTGGCCTTGCCTTCCGCCCCCACCAGCAATGGCTCCTCGCGCTGGATTGGACCCGCACGCGGTGGAGCCAGGCGACCTTCCTTGCCAAGGGCGAAAGCCTCGACAACCTGAACTTCTTCGATCTTCAAGCGGCGACCCGGACCCCGGACGCAGAGACGCTCCGCTTTGGAATGGAGTACCTGGTCTTCGCCGGGAATTCCGTGGTGCCCCTGCGGATCGGCGTCTTCAAGGAACCCCAGCCCACGGCAGATCCCACCAGCGGGGAAGACCGCGTGTTCCGCGGCTACACCCTGGGCATCGGCTGGAAGGCGCGTTCGATGGGCGTGGACCTAGCCTACAAATTCAGCCAGGGCAGCCGCAGGGCAAGCCAATTTCTTGAGGCCGACGAGATCGCCACCAACCGGGATGGTGTCCCCACCTCCCGGGGCCAGGAGAGCATCCACGACCACCGGATCTTCCTGTCCTTCAATTTCCGCTTCGGCAACGAGGGGGCGAACCGGCTGCTCCGTTGGTTCTTTGTGCAGGGGAACTGA
- the mscL gene encoding large conductance mechanosensitive channel protein MscL — protein sequence MSSDFKDFIAKGNVLDLAVAVVIGGAFGKIVTALVEGVIMPLVGMAVPGGDWRMIVAGPFKVGSVLGATVDFLCIALVVFLVFVKGLGSLKKKEAPAAAPETKTCPACLEEIPKAATRCKHCTSQV from the coding sequence ATGAGCAGCGATTTCAAGGATTTCATCGCCAAGGGCAACGTCCTGGACCTGGCGGTGGCCGTGGTCATCGGCGGGGCTTTCGGGAAGATCGTGACGGCCCTGGTGGAGGGCGTCATCATGCCGCTGGTGGGCATGGCGGTGCCCGGCGGCGATTGGCGCATGATCGTGGCGGGCCCGTTCAAGGTGGGTTCGGTGCTGGGCGCCACAGTGGATTTCCTGTGCATCGCCCTGGTGGTGTTTCTGGTCTTCGTGAAAGGGTTGGGCTCCTTGAAAAAGAAGGAAGCGCCCGCCGCCGCGCCCGAAACCAAGACCTGCCCCGCCTGCCTGGAAGAAATCCCCAAGGCCGCCACGCGCTGCAAGCACTGCACGTCGCAGGTGTGA
- a CDS encoding acyltransferase, with protein MDLSYNATRHRLSPRLCAAKWEDGSMTEFAQDHSKSPPPSGRLEALLRRFARVSYGVVVLLVYVLASAALGLALAPVLWGWHRFAGLGDALPPVLHWIWLGFIGSLCFFGFGLHLIIIVPIFNFLLPTRVTPFKGGYYQLVAVPWFLHNALFYLVRFTFLPFVTLTPFGVWFLKAMRMKIGRHAFINTEYISDPQLITIGDDAALGGSVRIFAHYGGGGNLVVAPIVIGDKATLGAGCCVMGDVEIGQRAVILPQSVVLPGSRVPDGEMWGGIPARRITRDEMDLMKKDIRGQFD; from the coding sequence ATGGACCTATCCTACAACGCGACCCGCCATCGACTTTCTCCGCGCCTCTGCGCGGCCAAGTGGGAAGATGGCTCCATGACCGAGTTCGCCCAGGACCACTCCAAAAGCCCACCACCGAGCGGAAGGCTGGAGGCCCTGCTCCGTCGCTTCGCCCGGGTGAGCTATGGCGTGGTGGTGCTGTTGGTCTATGTGCTGGCCTCCGCCGCGCTCGGCTTGGCCCTGGCCCCGGTGCTGTGGGGCTGGCACCGCTTCGCGGGCCTGGGCGATGCCCTTCCGCCGGTGCTGCATTGGATCTGGCTCGGCTTCATCGGCTCCCTGTGCTTTTTCGGGTTCGGCCTGCATCTGATCATCATCGTGCCCATCTTCAATTTTCTGCTTCCCACGCGCGTGACGCCGTTCAAGGGCGGCTATTACCAGCTCGTGGCCGTTCCCTGGTTCCTGCACAATGCCCTGTTCTACCTGGTGCGTTTCACCTTCCTGCCCTTCGTCACCCTGACGCCCTTCGGCGTGTGGTTTCTCAAAGCCATGCGCATGAAAATTGGACGCCATGCCTTCATCAATACCGAATACATCAGCGATCCCCAGCTCATCACCATCGGCGATGACGCGGCGCTGGGCGGATCGGTGCGCATCTTCGCCCACTACGGCGGCGGCGGGAACCTGGTGGTGGCGCCCATCGTCATCGGCGACAAGGCCACCCTCGGCGCCGGCTGCTGCGTCATGGGCGATGTGGAGATCGGCCAGCGGGCCGTGATCCTGCCCCAGAGCGTGGTGCTGCCCGGGAGCCGCGTGCCGGACGGCGAGATGTGGGGAGGCATCCCAGCCCGTAGAATCACCCGGGATGAGATGGACCTCATGAAAAAGGACATCCGGGGGCAATTCGATTAG
- a CDS encoding protein kinase has product MGILRAGCVAAILFAAPLAAQNQTTFFQAYEEGQAAQRRGDHAVAVAAFRRALELRPQSSARLLTYSNVFISYYPQVYLAESLLALGKLDEAAQALDASARSKVEPLYLREKVEKRLKELRAAKKPEPVPKPPQTPPVATPAAPKDLPQKSTEPGPKPIEHPPVEKAQQPPKQPDSSQGKPLAPAPKPIVPTPQSVAASGPLTPGSVPVQAEKPSKPAASGTDQDPLTEASRQLSRLTFLLSAIALIAALGGVGYWGFRWWRKNHRRSVQMNQRTMAMSQPVSAELMAKLQNLPAELGPYMLDRVLGRGSFAITYAGHRRSDDVPVAVKVPHPHMIQDPDAMVRFRQEARLGALLDHPNIVCLVDPSPESGLPWMAMELVEGETLQEYLAREGRLEIPEVLRLGAEITRALAHAHGKGVVHRDLKPANVMVTEGHAKVMDFGIARVLDTVGLTATAFFLGTPAYAAPESLKGSRVGPPADRYALGIMIFEMLVGQAPFQAEHPLAVMDMHRSSELPDLGTLRPDAPRRLVRLVERLTTKNPEERPEDPEVLTILEDMIKHPGH; this is encoded by the coding sequence GTGGGGATCCTGCGCGCAGGCTGTGTTGCGGCGATCCTCTTCGCGGCGCCGCTCGCGGCGCAGAACCAGACGACCTTCTTTCAGGCTTATGAGGAAGGCCAGGCGGCGCAGCGCCGCGGAGACCACGCAGTCGCCGTCGCCGCCTTCCGCCGGGCTCTGGAACTGCGTCCCCAATCCAGCGCCCGGCTGCTGACCTACTCGAACGTCTTCATCAGCTACTACCCGCAGGTCTACCTGGCCGAGTCGCTCCTGGCCCTCGGGAAACTGGACGAGGCCGCCCAGGCGCTCGACGCATCAGCCAGATCGAAGGTGGAACCCCTGTATCTTCGGGAGAAGGTCGAAAAGCGGTTGAAGGAATTGCGGGCCGCGAAAAAACCGGAGCCAGTGCCCAAGCCACCGCAAACACCGCCGGTGGCCACCCCAGCCGCCCCGAAGGACCTGCCCCAGAAATCCACGGAACCTGGGCCAAAACCCATCGAACACCCACCGGTCGAGAAAGCCCAGCAGCCCCCCAAGCAGCCTGATTCCAGCCAGGGAAAGCCGCTGGCTCCCGCGCCCAAGCCCATCGTGCCGACGCCGCAAAGCGTGGCCGCTTCGGGTCCGCTGACTCCTGGCTCGGTGCCTGTCCAGGCGGAAAAACCCTCCAAGCCCGCCGCTTCGGGGACGGATCAGGATCCCCTCACGGAAGCTTCGCGGCAGCTCTCTCGGCTGACCTTCCTCCTGTCGGCCATCGCGCTCATCGCCGCGCTGGGCGGGGTGGGTTACTGGGGCTTCCGATGGTGGCGAAAAAACCACCGCCGGAGCGTCCAGATGAATCAGCGCACCATGGCCATGTCCCAGCCCGTTTCCGCGGAGCTCATGGCCAAGCTGCAGAACCTTCCGGCGGAATTGGGTCCTTACATGCTGGATCGGGTCCTGGGGAGAGGCAGCTTCGCCATCACCTATGCCGGCCATCGGCGTTCTGACGATGTGCCGGTGGCGGTCAAGGTGCCGCACCCGCACATGATCCAGGATCCAGATGCCATGGTCAGGTTCCGGCAGGAGGCGCGGCTTGGCGCACTGCTGGACCACCCGAATATCGTGTGCCTGGTGGACCCGTCGCCGGAATCCGGATTGCCCTGGATGGCCATGGAGCTGGTCGAAGGCGAGACCTTGCAGGAATACCTCGCCCGCGAAGGGAGACTGGAAATCCCGGAGGTATTGAGGCTGGGAGCGGAGATCACCCGAGCCTTGGCGCACGCTCATGGGAAGGGGGTCGTGCATCGGGACCTGAAACCCGCGAACGTGATGGTGACCGAAGGGCACGCGAAGGTGATGGATTTCGGCATCGCCCGGGTGCTGGACACCGTCGGCCTCACGGCCACCGCATTCTTCCTCGGCACACCGGCCTACGCGGCTCCGGAAAGCCTCAAGGGCTCCCGGGTCGGCCCGCCGGCGGACCGCTACGCCCTGGGCATCATGATCTTCGAGATGCTTGTCGGCCAAGCGCCCTTCCAGGCGGAGCACCCCTTGGCGGTCATGGATATGCACCGGTCATCGGAGCTTCCCGACCTGGGAACCCTGCGCCCGGATGCGCCGCGCCGTCTGGTCCGGCTCGTGGAACGGCTCACCACCAAGAACCCCGAGGAACGCCCCGAGGACCCTGAAGTCCTGACGATACTCGAAGATATGATCAAGCATCCAGGCCATTGA
- a CDS encoding glycosyltransferase family 9 protein yields MRLALLRLSALGDILRVFPAWSNLREAFPAAHFQAVVEDRHAYLLEPLPWVEPVIVRRQELSSPVRAMRELKAVAARIHGADASLDFHGILKSALIPKFAGIEERWGDGVTKEGAGWMQTHPLPWRPQTRYEQALGLSHAFGESRGVRGLGRFHPALKAVPLPDPGAIWPSNGKPRVVLVPGASRRGAIKRWPLRHWIKLAQRLEGQAELRWSLGPEEEDLRAWLPGETGVPALPKLGFWPLASALRQAHRVIASDTGLLHLAVQLGVPATAIYGPSDPVVAGLPDGTGTLLRTDIGCSPCRERQCQRRQCLEELEPDSVLRSLALV; encoded by the coding sequence ATGCGCCTGGCCCTGCTCCGTCTTTCCGCCCTCGGTGACATCCTGCGGGTGTTTCCGGCCTGGTCGAACCTGCGCGAAGCCTTCCCCGCGGCTCATTTCCAGGCGGTGGTGGAGGATCGCCACGCCTACCTGCTGGAGCCGCTGCCCTGGGTGGAGCCCGTGATCGTGAGGCGCCAAGAGCTTTCCAGTCCGGTGCGGGCGATGCGGGAATTGAAGGCTGTGGCCGCCCGGATCCACGGTGCCGACGCGAGCCTGGACTTCCACGGGATATTGAAATCTGCGCTGATTCCGAAATTCGCAGGAATCGAGGAGCGCTGGGGCGATGGCGTGACGAAGGAGGGTGCCGGATGGATGCAGACCCATCCCTTGCCCTGGCGCCCCCAGACCCGCTATGAACAGGCCCTGGGCCTGAGCCATGCATTCGGAGAAAGCCGTGGCGTGAGAGGCCTCGGGCGGTTCCATCCTGCTTTGAAAGCGGTCCCGCTTCCCGATCCTGGCGCCATCTGGCCGTCGAATGGAAAACCCCGCGTGGTGCTTGTGCCCGGCGCGTCGAGGCGCGGCGCCATCAAGCGCTGGCCCCTGCGGCACTGGATCAAGCTTGCCCAACGGCTTGAGGGGCAGGCCGAGCTTCGGTGGTCCCTGGGACCCGAGGAGGAGGATCTGCGGGCCTGGCTGCCCGGCGAAACGGGCGTGCCCGCGCTTCCGAAACTTGGGTTCTGGCCCCTGGCATCGGCCCTCCGCCAGGCCCATCGCGTCATCGCCTCGGATACCGGGCTGCTGCACCTCGCCGTGCAACTCGGCGTTCCGGCCACCGCGATCTACGGTCCTTCCGATCCGGTAGTGGCAGGCCTGCCGGATGGCACCGGGACGCTCCTTCGCACCGACATTGGCTGTTCCCCGTGCCGGGAGCGGCAGTGCCAGCGGCGGCAGTGCCTGGAAGAATTGGAGCCCGACTCGGTGCTGCGGTCGCTGGCTTTGGTCTGA
- a CDS encoding sel1 repeat family protein: MAFTAYEVYSLGRSPKPKNTEITPPTALDTITAPKPEAKALYNQAIDLENHQAYTEAAAKFKASGEAGYGRGWYCFGLMAMEGNGISKDYSAAAAAFGKALSVGNDALPESLWKLAWLYEQGLGVSKDPDFSKQLRSYALSDGEQGLQGRSGDDVEGRKFLAGLWEEGKTGRQDLIRAADLYGRAGNHEKRLLLLARVIAEGDDEAKSQALLRMARIYDDGHQGLKLDASMAFTYFQRAGSHGNSEALFEVSRCYAWAHGVAKNEESAFLALKAATECKTQSAMAWLDLGRAYLNGTGTSKDSIEAFRCFQNAENMVPSISAGELASCLERGLGTPPDLVKAGQLYTLANNSDEARNVLLRAMQEKKQGAALALAEANIKAGRHRSAETVLKDEAARGTPEAMALAGLLKAGLADDRNDGHEVIEPIEASVEEALPMLLSAAEKSQTRATLGLYRLLKTRIASEESTLRGKIERAVQSAASKGDLECQLAWMDILVRRADKESLTKAEGVGESLMKQPANLLAKAEYVTVFADLGLVYLKKAQNASDFLRARKWLQFGAHLDDEEAWNGLARLYDGGKALPADPNRAAYCKLRAMFAVIRGESGC, from the coding sequence TTGGCCTTCACGGCGTATGAGGTCTACTCTTTGGGCCGCTCCCCAAAGCCTAAAAATACAGAAATCACCCCGCCTACAGCTCTGGACACCATCACTGCTCCCAAACCCGAAGCTAAAGCGCTTTACAACCAAGCCATCGATCTGGAGAACCACCAGGCCTACACCGAGGCCGCAGCCAAGTTCAAAGCTTCGGGAGAGGCAGGGTACGGCAGGGGGTGGTACTGCTTCGGCCTGATGGCCATGGAAGGAAATGGAATTTCGAAGGATTACTCCGCCGCAGCTGCTGCGTTCGGGAAAGCGTTGTCAGTTGGCAACGATGCGCTTCCCGAATCCCTGTGGAAACTCGCCTGGTTATATGAGCAAGGCCTAGGGGTGAGCAAGGACCCTGATTTCTCCAAGCAGCTTCGGAGCTACGCCTTGAGCGATGGAGAGCAAGGCTTACAGGGACGGTCCGGCGATGACGTTGAGGGCCGGAAATTCCTGGCGGGCCTGTGGGAAGAAGGCAAGACCGGCCGCCAAGATCTCATTCGCGCCGCGGATTTATATGGACGCGCGGGCAACCACGAAAAACGGCTCCTGCTATTAGCCAGGGTCATTGCAGAAGGGGATGATGAAGCAAAATCCCAGGCACTGCTCCGCATGGCCCGGATTTATGACGACGGCCATCAAGGATTGAAATTGGACGCATCAATGGCTTTCACCTATTTTCAGAGGGCCGGAAGCCACGGGAATTCGGAAGCGCTGTTTGAGGTTTCACGATGCTATGCATGGGCGCACGGTGTTGCGAAAAATGAGGAATCAGCCTTTTTGGCCTTAAAGGCCGCGACCGAATGCAAAACCCAAAGTGCCATGGCCTGGCTTGATCTAGGCCGCGCCTATCTGAACGGCACGGGCACAAGCAAGGATTCCATCGAAGCCTTTCGGTGCTTTCAGAACGCCGAAAATATGGTGCCCAGCATCAGTGCTGGTGAATTGGCCTCGTGCCTTGAGCGAGGCCTTGGAACTCCCCCCGATCTGGTGAAGGCGGGCCAGCTCTACACGCTAGCAAATAACAGCGATGAAGCGCGGAACGTGCTCCTTCGCGCCATGCAGGAGAAAAAACAAGGCGCAGCCCTGGCCCTCGCCGAGGCCAATATCAAGGCGGGCCGTCACCGCTCTGCGGAAACCGTCCTCAAAGACGAGGCCGCCCGGGGTACTCCCGAAGCAATGGCCCTGGCAGGCCTGCTGAAGGCAGGTTTAGCCGATGATAGAAACGACGGCCACGAAGTCATCGAACCCATCGAAGCCTCGGTGGAAGAAGCCCTGCCAATGCTCCTGAGCGCGGCTGAAAAAAGTCAAACGCGCGCGACTCTCGGGCTTTACCGACTTCTGAAAACCCGAATTGCCAGCGAGGAAAGCACCCTTCGAGGAAAGATCGAGCGTGCGGTTCAATCTGCCGCCTCCAAAGGGGATCTGGAATGCCAACTTGCCTGGATGGACATCCTGGTCCGGCGAGCGGATAAAGAATCCCTCACCAAGGCTGAAGGGGTTGGCGAGTCGCTGATGAAGCAGCCGGCGAACCTGCTTGCCAAAGCGGAGTACGTCACAGTCTTTGCGGACCTGGGGCTCGTCTATTTAAAGAAGGCGCAAAATGCCTCAGATTTTTTAAGGGCCCGCAAGTGGCTTCAATTTGGCGCGCATCTGGACGATGAGGAAGCCTGGAATGGACTCGCTCGACTGTACGACGGGGGCAAGGCCTTGCCCGCCGATCCGAATCGAGCGGCCTACTGCAAACTGCGTGCGATGTTCGCCGTGATCCGGGGTGAGTCCGGTTGCTGA